Sequence from the Streptomyces mobaraensis NBRC 13819 = DSM 40847 genome:
GTCTCCAGGGCGATGACCGCCCGGGTGAAGGCGCGGTGCCCGGGCGGGGCGAACGCGACCAGCCGCCGGGCCGCGAGCAGGTCGCGGCGGGCCTGGAGGAGCTGGTCGCGCAGCAGGTCGCGGACGCCGGGCGCCTCCCGGCCGCGTTCCAGCGCGGCCCGGGTGACGCCGTACCGCGCCAGCGCCTCCTCCGACAGGCCGAGTCGGCCGTCCCGCAGGTCCTCGGACAGGTCGTTGACGAAGTCGAGGCGTTGGCTGCCGTCGATGTACGCGCGGCAGACCTCGCGCGAGGCGTCCGCGTCGGCCTCCGGCGCGAGCAGCAGCCCGGCGATCGTCATGAACGCGGGGAGCGCGTACACGTCGACGTACTTCTGGTAGTCGGCCTCGGTGGCGAAGCCGGTGGTGTCCCGCTCCAGGGGCGCGCCGGCGAGGAAGTCCTCGACGTGGCCGCGCAGTCGGGGACGCGCGGCGACCGTGTGCAGCAGCGGCGCGAGGGCCGGGTGGCCGTCCGCGTCCGCCTCCCCGGCCAGCCCCGCCCGGACCCGCGCCTCCCAGGCGGGCCAGGCGCCGTCCGCGCCGGGCCCCCGGTCCAGCAGGTTGTCGGTGTGGTGCATGAACGCCGTGGCGGCGATGGCGTGCGGGACGAGCGCGGGCGGCAGCAGCAGCCGTACCGCGAGGTAGGCGTGCCGGCGGTAGCCGGCGACCACGGCGCGCTGCCGGGTGTAGGCGGCGCGCAGCCGGGGGTCGTCGATGTCGGCGGCGGTCAGCGCCCGCTCCCACGAGCGGCCGCCGGGGGCCCACGCCTGCATGCCGGTCCGCCTTCCTGCCGAGACGCGGTGAACGCCGGCCCGTGCGCGGCGAACCCCGCCCTGTGCGCGGCGATCACCGGCCTGGACGCGATGATCGTCCGGCCGAGCCTACCGGCCCGGCCGGGGCCGCCTCACCGGTAGCAGGCGATCAGCCGGGCCAGGTGGCGGCCGGCCGTGTGCAGCGGCTCCTCGCTGCGCGACACCTGGGCGGCCAGCTCCGCGCCCTCCAGGGTGCTGATCACCGTGTGCGCGAGGTCGCGGGCGGCGTCGTCGGCGAAGCCCGCGGCGGTCAGCTTGGCGTGGACGAGCCCGCGCCAGCGGGCGAACGCCTCGGCCGCGGCCTGCTGGATGTCGGGGGCGCGGCCCGCCGTGCCCAGCGCGGTGGCGGTGACCGGGCAGCCGTCCGTCCAGTCGGACGCGCGCAGGATCTCCGCGAGCGTGGTGGTGCAGGCGACGAGCGCGTCGCCCGGGTCCTCCGCGCTCTCCAGCGCGCCGCGCAGGATGTCGGCGAACTCCTCGTCGCCGTGGCGGATCGCCGCGACCGCCAACTCCTGCTTGCCGCCGGGGAAGAAGTGGTAGAGGGAGCCGAGCGTGGCCTCCGCCTCCTGGGAGATCTGCTTGATCCCCGTGCCGTCGTAGCCCTGGCGCTGCATCAGTCGGGAGGCCGCGCGGACGATCCGTTCGCGGGTGTCGAGGACGGCGTCCGGCCCGGTGCCCTTCCCTGTGGTCGTCTTCATCCTCGCAGCCTACCTGGGTAGAGCGTTCGCCCTAATAGGTAGAGCGCTCTTTCTAGTGTTGTGCTACGGTGATCTCCAAGTAGAGCGTTCATTCCAGAGGGGTCTTCCGTGAGCAGCCAGCCCGAGAGCAAGCCGTCCCTGAACAAGCGGCCCGTGACCGTCATCGGCCTCGGCCCGATGGGCAAGGCGATGGCCCACGCCTTCCTGAAGCAGGGCCACGCGGTCACCGTGTGGAACCGCACCGCGTCCAAGGCCGACGAACTCGTGGCCGCGGGCGCCGTCCTCGCCCCGTCCGTCGAGCAGGCGCTGTCCGTCAACGAACTGGTCGTGCTGAGCATGACGGACTACGACGCCGTGTACGCGGTACTGGAGCAGGCCCCGCACGCCGTCCGCGGCCGGGTGATCGTCAACCTCAGCTCGGACACCCCCGAGCGGGCCCGCGAGGCGGCCGAGTGGGCCGCCCGGCACGGCGCCGTGCACCTCACCGGCGGGGTGATGAGCCCGCCCTCCGGCATCGGCAACCCGGAGTCGTCCATCTTCTACAGCGGCCATCAGGCCGCCTTCGAGGCCCACCGGGACACCCTGGCGGTCCTCGCGGGGACCGACTTCCGCGGCACGGACCCGGGCCTGGCGCAGCTGTACTACCAGATCCTCATGGACCTCTTCTGGACCGGCCTGATCAGCTACGTCCACGCCCAGACCGTGGCCGACGCGTACGGCATCCCGGCCGCCGAGTTCCTGCCCTACGCGCAGTCCACGGCGAACCAGCTCCCCGGTTTCTTCTCCTTCTACGCGCCGCGGCTCGACGCGGGCGACCACACCGGCGACGTCGACCGGGTGGGCATGGGCGTCGCGAGCCTCGACCACATCGTCCACACCGTCCGCGCCGCGGGCGTCGACTCCGCCCTGCCCGGCGCCGTCCTGGACGCCTTCCGGCGCGCCGCCGCGGCCGGGCACGAGAACTCCAGCCTCACCAGCCTTGTCGAGGTCTTCAAGAAGGGGGCCGCGTGACAAGGTCGCGCAGCGAGGGTGCCGGCTGGTAGCGCCGTCGGACCGGGCCCCCGTCCCGGTCCGCCGGCGGCCCGGAACCAAGCGCGGGGCACTGCGGCGGCGCTTCCGGCGGCCGCGCCACGCATCGGGGTGAGGTGGCGCGTTTCAGGACACCTCCAGTGGCCACTGCCAGCCCTGGATGACCATCCCACCGGTCGATTCGACTACGCTTCCCGGCCCCTCTATCTGTACGTTGTACGAGACCTCGACTTCGGCCCACAGATCGTTCCCCGGGATGTAGTCACCCGGTCTGTTCATCGCGACGACAGGGATGTTCACGATGTTGTCGGAGACGGAGTCGAACGAATAGGAGCGGGTGTCTCCGCTGTCCTCGATGAAGAAAAGGTTGCGGTCATCCTGTGCTTCTTCGACCGTGTGTCGAGAACCGTCGTTCAGGTTCTCGAACAATGTCTGCCGGAGGTGCAGCCAGCATTTTGACCAATGGTCACCGAGGTCGTCCGGAAAAGAACCGGGAGTTGTCTGACCGGTGATCTCTCCGAATATTTTCACCTGTGGTCTTGAGACGTACTGAGCGCATCCCATTTTCGGAAGGCGGTCGACCCCAATCACGTAGGTGCCTTTTTCGCCGCAGTTCATGTTCTTCAGTGAGCCGTTGTCGTGGGTGTACCAACCGCTTACGTGCACTCCGTCCTGCTGGCCGGAGACGTTCCAGCCGTCCATCGACCACCAGTCAGTTCTTGCGCTCCAGAAATCCTGATCAGTCATTTGAGATCGACCTTCATGACACTGGGGGAGAATTTACAGGGAAATCGTCACAAAGCACTCCCCAGGCGCCCGGCAAGCGTGGGCGAGGGGATGGCGGCGGTTTCGCCGGCCCGCACGCCTCTTGGGGGCGGGATCGCTTTCCCGCTGTCCCTCGAGCGCGCAGTGCTCGAGTATGTTCCCGCGCTACCAAGAATACGCCACCTTGGGAGTCGACTCCGGTGAAGGACGGGCGTCCCTCACCGCAGTGACGTCGCCGGGCAAAAACATGCATGGCGTAGCTCGGGCCACCGCCGATGCGGCACGGGAAGTGCACGCCTTGCCTCTTGGCAGCGTGATCCGCAAGGAACGCGGCATCGTCGAACGCTGCGTCAGAAAGTTCGAGAGTGCGACACACAGTCTCATGGTCAAGTGGGCGAGTCGGGGACGGAGTCGGAGGTCCCTGACCGTCGATCGCGAGGAAGGCACTGCGCCCACGGCTCTGTCGACACCGTTCCCGGTGATATGCGGTCGAATCAAGGCTTGACCACCGAAGCTGACTGCGGCCGTTGCGAAAGACCTGCTTTCGCCGCATGCCTCGGCTAAGCGGACCCCACGCTCAGCTGGTGCTCCACGCTCACCACACCGTCCACGCTGCCGCACAGCCGTACCAGCACCGGCACCAGCCCCTCCTCCCGCACCGAACCGCTCAGCCGCACCTGCCCGTTGGTCACCTCGACGCCGATGCCGGACGGCGGCTCGTGCAGGGTGCGGACCAGCACGTCCTCGATGATCTCCTGGCGGATGGCGCGGTCGTCGCGCAGGAAGACCCGCAGCAGGTCGCTCCGGCTCACCAGGCCCACCAGCCGGCCCTCGGCGTCCACCACCGGCAGCCGCTTGACGTGCCGTTCCTCCATCGTCCGGGCGGCCTCCACGACGCTCCAGTCCGGCCGGGCGCACACCGCCGGACTGGTCATCAGGCCCTCGGCCGTCGTCGCCTCGTGCTTGGCGCGCACCGCCGCCGGGAGCGACGGATCCACCCGCCGGGCCGCCTTCGCCAGCAGGTCGGCCTCGGAGACCACCCCCACCGGGCGGTCGTCCGCGTCCACCACCGGAACCGCTGTGATGTCGTGCTCGTGCAGCACATGCACGATCTCCGTGAACAGAGTGCCGCGCTGCACCCGGACCACCGAGTGCGTCATCAGATCGCCGACGGTTCTGTGCTGCAACATGTCCCAGTCCCTTCCGGTACGCACCCGGTGGCCGGGCGCGCGGCCGGGTCGACCACCGGGAATGCCCCCAGCCTCGCACACGCGGCGGAACGCCGGAGCGGCACCTCCCGCCGTCACACCGGCGGGTGAGCACGGGGTCCGAGGGTGACCCGCCACCGGGCCGGTCTAGGCTCCCGGGCGTGAGCGACATCCACGAACTCCGCCTCGACTGGCACCTGAGCGCCGATCTCCCCGCCGCCCTCCTCGCCGAACTGCGCGGCCATCTGGAGCCCGACCCGGAGGGCGAACGGGAGCCCGAACCCCTGCTCGACGCGACCGGGCCCGCGTGGCGCGTCGGCGGCGTGCTCAGCTCGGTGCTGACCCCGCTGCCCGACGGGTGGGCGCTGGTCGTCCGGCAGGAGGTGCACACCGAGCGGCTGGACGAGCTCCGTGACCTGCTTGGCCGGCTCGCGCCGTATGCGGTTGCCGCCGGGGCGATCGGGTCGATCCGCTTTTACGAGTACGACAATGGTGAGGTGTTGGAGGTGCGCGACGGGGCGGTTCGGGGGATCCGCCTCTGACCGCCTCGTCGCGGGTGCGGGCGGGGAGGGGGGTGCCCCAGCCCCTCCCCCAGAGGGGGCACCCCCATTCACCGTTTCCTGGGGCTCCGCCCCGGACCCCGAAACCGCGCTTCGCGCGGTTGTCCTCAAACGCCGGACGGGCTTTCCTTGGTCGCGTACATGAGGACGTTCTCCGCCTCGGCCCGCCGCGCCCGCGCGACGTCCTCCGGCGCGTCGCCGTACTCGGCGAGCACCGCCCGCGCCCGGGCCGTGGCGGCCGCGTTCCGGCCCAGATCGACCTCCAGCCAGGCGGCCGCCAGTTCGGCGCCCGTCCGCTGGTCGCGCAGCGCGGGGCCGCCCTCGGCGAAGACGGCCACCGCCCGCTCGAGGTGCGCCAGCCCCTCCTCGTACGCCTCCCGGGCCGCGCCCTCCTCCTCGTCGTCGTCGCCCGGAGCGTCCTCACAGCAGCGCACGATCAGTTCGCCGGTCTGCCGGTGGGTGTCCGCGAGTTCACCGCGCAGCAGTTCCCGCGCCTCGTCGTCCCCGGCCGCCGCCAGCGCGGCGGCGCACGCGCGCTCCGCCTCGGCCATCAGCTCCCGGGCCCGGGCCGGGCCGCCGTCCTCCCGGCGGGCGGCGAGCCACGCGCGGGCGCGCAGCACCCGGACGTACGCCTCCGGCCGCTCCAGGCCGCGCCACAGCGCCTCGGCCCGTTCGTAGGCCCGCTCGGCCTCGTCGTCCCGGCCCGCACGGCCCAGGCAGTCGGCGGCCATATGGGCGAGGACGGCGTGGTCCCGCTGGTCCTCCCAGTGCTGCGCGACCGAGGCGGCGCGCAGGAACTGCCCGGCCGCCTCCCGGTGGTCGCCCAGGGCGGCCAGGCACTCGCCGAGCCACCAGCGCGCCTGGACCACCTGACCGTCGCCGTGGCCCTGTTCGAGGTCCGGGAGCGCCGTCTCCAGGACGGACGCGGCCTCGTCCGCGCGGCCCAGCCGGTGCAGTGCCCCGCCGAGGGTGAGCCGGGCCCAGGCACCGAGCGTCGCGCTCTCGCCCGCCTGGTCGGCCCAGTGCGCCGCCTCCAGGGCGTGCTCCACCGCCGGCCCGTGCCGGCCGGTGGCGGTCAGGGCCTCGGACAGCAGGACGTGCACCCGCGCCGCGTGCGCGTCCTCCATGGACTCGGCGCCGTGCTCCAGGGCGGAACGCGCCGCCGCGACCGCCGTCTCCGGATCCCCGCAGGCCATCGCGGCCCGGGCCAGTCCGACCCGCGCCTCCGGCGCGTACCAGGCCAGGTCCGCCGCGTCCGTCAGCTCCACCGCGCGGCCGAACCACCCGGCCGCCCGGGCCGGATCGCCCGCCTCCAGGGCCAGTTCGCCGCGCAGTTGCAGGACGTCGGCCAGCCGGCCGGACACCATCCGGCCCGCCGCGCGGTGCTCCTCGCCGAAGGCGGCCGCCTCGTCGAGCGCGGCCTCCAGCGCGGCCAGGGCGCCCGCCGCGTCCTCCGGGCCGTCGTCGACCCCGTTGCGGAGGACACGGCACCGGTAGAGCAGGGCCGTGGCCACCGACCGCGGCTCCGCCCGGCCCTCCGCGTGCAGCCCGCGCAGCAGCGCACACTCCGCCTCGACCGCCGCCACGGCCTCCGCCGCGCGCCCGGCGAAGGACAGGGCCAGCGCCGCCCGGGCCCGGGCGAGGGCGGCCTGGGCGGGATGCCCGGCGTCCTCGTACAGCAGGGCGGCCGAGCGGAAGCCCTCGACGCACTTCGCCGGTTCCGCGACCCGCTCCATCGCCTCGTGGTCGGCGAGTTCGGCCCGGCCGAGCGGGTCGAGCCCGTCCTCGCGGCCGTGCGCGGCCCGCGCGAACGCCTCCCACGCGGCCCGGACGCCGGGCGCCGGATCCTCCGTCAGCCGGCGGGCCGTGGCCAGCAACTCCCGTACGGTGTCCGGGGACGCCGGGGCCGGCGGCGCGGCCGGCGCGGGCCGGGGGACGGTCAGCCGCTCGGCGCGTACGCCCAGCGGCAGCCGCTCGGCCAGCGGCGCGGCGTCCATCCGCGCGCGGACACGGTCGCCGACGACGGTGCTGCCGTTGCGCCGGTCGAACCGGCCGGCCAGCTCCAGGGCCTCCGCGCGGGCGTGCGCGGACAACTCGGCGGCCGTCCACTCCCGCCCGGCCGGGCCGGGCACCCGCCGCACGCCGAGGCCCAGGTCCGTCAGCCGGCGGGCGAGCAGCGCGACGGGCGCGAGGAATTCGAGCAGGGACAGCGGATCCCCGGAGGGGGCGAAGTGGCCCGTGTGCTCCGCGAGGATCTCCAGGGCCCGCGCCTCGTTGCCGGTGAGCGCGCAGAACTCGATGTGGTCGCCGACGGTGGCCCGCATCGACTCCATGTCCCGGATCATCCGGTAGCCGCGCAGGTGGTGGGCGCGGGCCTCGTCGGTCCTGCCCAGCCGCACCAGCGGGAGCAGCGAGGAGGCGAGGACCACGTGCGGCTCGTGGGCGCAGGTGTGCTCGCCGGCCAGGACCGGGCGCCAGGTCTCCAGCGCCTCCTCCGGCCGTCCCCGCCGGTTCAGCCAGTCGCCCTGGGTGTGCAGCTCGCAGGCGTGGCAGTCGCTCATCCGGTCCCGGTCGGCGGCGAGCCAGGCGGCGAAGGCCCGTTCGGCGCGCGCCGTGTCACCGGTGTCCCGGGCGATCCGGAACTCGCTCTGCCGGACGGCCCGTTCGCTGTGGCCCGCGACCCGGTAGCGGTGCTCCATCTCCGCGTGCCACTTCTCCACCGACGCCAACGGGATGTCCGGCTGGTCCAGCATCCCGCTGGCCACCCACTTGAACATCCAGTGCAGCCGGTGCTCGGCGTACTGGTCGAAGTCCTCCGG
This genomic interval carries:
- a CDS encoding phytoene/squalene synthase family protein, which codes for MQAWAPGGRSWERALTAADIDDPRLRAAYTRQRAVVAGYRRHAYLAVRLLLPPALVPHAIAATAFMHHTDNLLDRGPGADGAWPAWEARVRAGLAGEADADGHPALAPLLHTVAARPRLRGHVEDFLAGAPLERDTTGFATEADYQKYVDVYALPAFMTIAGLLLAPEADADASREVCRAYIDGSQRLDFVNDLSEDLRDGRLGLSEEALARYGVTRAALERGREAPGVRDLLRDQLLQARRDLLAARRLVAFAPPGHRAFTRAVIALETLTAGAALAAGPAVLRHPVRPPLPGALAVLLREYRRRGR
- a CDS encoding TetR/AcrR family transcriptional regulator encodes the protein MKTTTGKGTGPDAVLDTRERIVRAASRLMQRQGYDGTGIKQISQEAEATLGSLYHFFPGGKQELAVAAIRHGDEEFADILRGALESAEDPGDALVACTTTLAEILRASDWTDGCPVTATALGTAGRAPDIQQAAAEAFARWRGLVHAKLTAAGFADDAARDLAHTVISTLEGAELAAQVSRSEEPLHTAGRHLARLIACYR
- a CDS encoding NAD(P)-dependent oxidoreductase — encoded protein: MSSQPESKPSLNKRPVTVIGLGPMGKAMAHAFLKQGHAVTVWNRTASKADELVAAGAVLAPSVEQALSVNELVVLSMTDYDAVYAVLEQAPHAVRGRVIVNLSSDTPERAREAAEWAARHGAVHLTGGVMSPPSGIGNPESSIFYSGHQAAFEAHRDTLAVLAGTDFRGTDPGLAQLYYQILMDLFWTGLISYVHAQTVADAYGIPAAEFLPYAQSTANQLPGFFSFYAPRLDAGDHTGDVDRVGMGVASLDHIVHTVRAAGVDSALPGAVLDAFRRAAAAGHENSSLTSLVEVFKKGAA
- a CDS encoding CBS domain-containing protein, with product MQHRTVGDLMTHSVVRVQRGTLFTEIVHVLHEHDITAVPVVDADDRPVGVVSEADLLAKAARRVDPSLPAAVRAKHEATTAEGLMTSPAVCARPDWSVVEAARTMEERHVKRLPVVDAEGRLVGLVSRSDLLRVFLRDDRAIRQEIIEDVLVRTLHEPPSGIGVEVTNGQVRLSGSVREEGLVPVLVRLCGSVDGVVSVEHQLSVGSA
- a CDS encoding tetratricopeptide repeat protein, whose translation is MNRTASALRQALQDNMNEPEGPARNAVAERLVDEAGQAGDTALLLDTLFNVLSAYNFSSESEKMFVPFARVLRMWDERPEDFDQYAEHRLHWMFKWVASGMLDQPDIPLASVEKWHAEMEHRYRVAGHSERAVRQSEFRIARDTGDTARAERAFAAWLAADRDRMSDCHACELHTQGDWLNRRGRPEEALETWRPVLAGEHTCAHEPHVVLASSLLPLVRLGRTDEARAHHLRGYRMIRDMESMRATVGDHIEFCALTGNEARALEILAEHTGHFAPSGDPLSLLEFLAPVALLARRLTDLGLGVRRVPGPAGREWTAAELSAHARAEALELAGRFDRRNGSTVVGDRVRARMDAAPLAERLPLGVRAERLTVPRPAPAAPPAPASPDTVRELLATARRLTEDPAPGVRAAWEAFARAAHGREDGLDPLGRAELADHEAMERVAEPAKCVEGFRSAALLYEDAGHPAQAALARARAALALSFAGRAAEAVAAVEAECALLRGLHAEGRAEPRSVATALLYRCRVLRNGVDDGPEDAAGALAALEAALDEAAAFGEEHRAAGRMVSGRLADVLQLRGELALEAGDPARAAGWFGRAVELTDAADLAWYAPEARVGLARAAMACGDPETAVAAARSALEHGAESMEDAHAARVHVLLSEALTATGRHGPAVEHALEAAHWADQAGESATLGAWARLTLGGALHRLGRADEAASVLETALPDLEQGHGDGQVVQARWWLGECLAALGDHREAAGQFLRAASVAQHWEDQRDHAVLAHMAADCLGRAGRDDEAERAYERAEALWRGLERPEAYVRVLRARAWLAARREDGGPARARELMAEAERACAAALAAAGDDEARELLRGELADTHRQTGELIVRCCEDAPGDDDEEEGAAREAYEEGLAHLERAVAVFAEGGPALRDQRTGAELAAAWLEVDLGRNAAATARARAVLAEYGDAPEDVARARRAEAENVLMYATKESPSGV